AGCCTTACTTTGAGATTTTTGCAGCTCTTCATGAGGTACTTCACATCATAAATGACAGGAAAAAATAACCGAAGGATCTCAAAGAAATCAAGTTCTTCCTCAGGCAAGTTAGAGTTGGTCAGAATTTTGATTAAATAGCCAAAGTCATAACCactaataaaaagattaaaataattcagaaaaaaatacattaataCCATACAATGAAAGAAATTAGTTTTTCAGATAGAAAGTTAAACAAGTCATACTATAGGCAAAAGGATTAACAATAACGTACACACAGGAACAATGAAAAGAAACACGTCCATAACTACAGTGCAGAAACTGATCACTCAGCATCTTGAACACATGATAGTATAAATTTAACTCTACAGTcactaaaataacatttttctgatatgtaagctggagagatgatgttCAAACATGAGTATTTTTGACCCCCAATACCCAAGTAAAAGCTGAGTGTTTTATGTCAACCACACAGACATGCAAGTGCACACCCCAAAAGATAGGTTCAGTAAGGTCACTGCCACAGTGAATGGGAAGGTATGTGAAAATGTAATAAACCAGCAAGACTTAACATGCCAAAGGCAAAAATCATGTAAAACCTTGTCACCATTTACATGAGATGGTGACACTTTCCAATTTCGAAGAATAAATCCCTAACAGAGTATTTCATTTCCACTAAGTGACTTAATTAAGATGTACATTTCCTCAAATGTTTCTATGTCAGTATAACTCTCCGAGACAGTTGTCAATGGAAAAGTTAAATGTGACAGGAACTAAGGAAAAGTAAGAACTGGTTTTTTATACAATACAACCCCCTGCTCCCTCAAACTGACGTCACACATCCTTTATCACGAGTCTTCCCACAGCGGCCTAACTCCTTCCCCTCCTGAAGTCCTCCTGTGAAGGGCCTGTGCCAGCCTTCCCTGAAGCCCAACCCCAGACATCTCCGTACAACAAGCGTTTGCTGGTGCTGACCTTTAGGTTCATGAGTTTCCTCCACTGGGTTAAAGGAGAGGAATTATAGCTATAAAGTATCTTTTTCTTACCTATAATTTAAACTCATTATTTGGCAAATGACCTTACTGAGCCTATCTTTTGGAggacaaacaaaatcaacttttatttgatgtttattattttacttgTAATTTGAAGGAGGAGAAGTTTTACCATAGAAGATCTTTGGTACACGCACCCAAGAGCAGGTatgtgtggttttggttttgttaaaaGATCCACAGCACTGTTCTCAGTGAGGTACTAGACAGACTCACGGCAGCTAATTCCTTCTAGAGCTAAGCACAACACTGCTGACACAGTAACCCAGACAGACGTAAAAGGCAGATGGGACAGAAGCACACTGCaaccccttatttatttatttatttatttatttatttatttatttatttatttatttatttatttatttatttatttatttattttttacctgTGAAATGATAGCCATTTGACCCCTTCACAAAGAACCACTCCTGAAGTCATAAGAAGTTCTGCAAAATATTGGGTCTCAATTCCTTCCTCCTCGTGTTTTTTAAACTGGATACCAGATGTTGTTAGTAGCTCTATAGAGTCCTGAGCATACATGTCCTCCCTGGCAGGAGAAAGAAAACGAAAGTTCAAAATTCCCATTAAACAGTTGTTCTCCACTTATGCCTACAACTACAATGCAGAAACAAGACAGAGGATTGGTTTATGTCCAACCATTCAAATGCTTCACAAtgatcaagaaaaataaaatatgaggtATCCAAAAAGTAAATAATCATTCAAAAAGTCCAATGGTGAGTTCACCCTTAACACCAACTCAATTTCATCAGCTTCTAAACATTACATACATTTCACTGGGCTTAAAAAGGGTCTTTTACTCACCAGAGGCTACCACAGACATGTTCTTTTCAGTCTCTGCAGCTATTTTAGTGCTGCCAGATGGAGCTGTAACCACAGCCATGAGGGGTTATGCACACCTCTCATGCTCTCAGCAGAACCAGGAAGGAGACACCAAGTGGCCAACATCTCTTGTGGCTGAGTTAAACTACATTCCATCTTAAAGAAAAAGGAGATGCCTCCTCTCACAAATGAGGAGCCTTTCAGCGGCTCTAGTTAAGCAGTGAACTGTTCAGATAAAGACTCAGTTATGACATCATTTCTTCTTCAGCAATCACATACCTACATTAGAGGCAAATACAATCCTAGACGACTACCTTAAACCAAGCCAGGAAGCACACTATAAACCAGCTCTTCAAACTtttacttaaaccacacaaaaagcCACCTATAGTTTCTAAGCACAAATACATTAAGTATTATATTAAAAAGTTGAAGATTCATGAAAAAGTATCTTGTGGATttatcacttatttttatttactttttaaaaaaccttaacATTGGTTTCTACCATCAGCAAAAGAAAATTTCTATAAAAGACTTCAATAAaactaacaaaaccaaaattaatgtTTGATTTTCATCAGATGTATTTTTGTAGCTTattctctggaaatcaatttcaaAGGTCAGTTTAGTTCCCAGACTGTCAGGAACTAAATGACAAAATTAAGAATTGAAGCATCTAAAAACAGAGAGGAGCCACagtcatcactttcaaacatcaTGCTTTCTCTTGAAACATCCTGTAGGAAAGATATCAGAATAAATTCAATGCAGGCCCTCCCACTACCCTCGGTTAAATTGTTTGTTATACTAAAAATATGTCCCTTAAATGAGG
The Mus musculus strain C57BL/6J chromosome 8, GRCm38.p6 C57BL/6J genome window above contains:
- the Cnot7 gene encoding CCR4-NOT transcription complex subunit 7 isoform X2 — encoded protein: MYAQDSIELLTTSGIQFKKHEEEGIETQYFAELLMTSGVVLCEGVKWLSFHSGYDFGYLIKILTNSNLPEEELDFFEILRLFFPVIYDVKYLMKSCKNLKGGLQEVAEQLELERIGPQHQAGSDSLLTGMAFFKMREMFFEDHIDDAKYCGHLYGLGSGSSYVQNGTGNAYEEEASKQS